A window from Alphaproteobacteria bacterium encodes these proteins:
- a CDS encoding GNAT family N-acyltransferase: MKKTVPMPAFAAAARPGPARFSAPLPGLEDVRAQSLEVRLARDTAEIRAAQALRYRVFYEEMAAEPTLEMVEARCDFDHFDDFADHLLVIDHDHPEAAGAGQVVGTYRLLRRSAAAQAGQFYTADEFDISCLVDLPGEILELGRSCVDRAYRNRATMQLLWRGIASYVFHHDIELMFGCGSLPGTDPESLAVPLSYLYHHHLAPAALRPQAIADRFVEMDILEPDELDSRRALAELPPLIKGYLRLGGFVGNGAVVDDQFNTTDVCIVVKTDLVTEKYHRHYLRENDGRADPLPDRSA, encoded by the coding sequence ATGAAAAAAACCGTGCCCATGCCGGCCTTCGCCGCCGCGGCCCGCCCCGGCCCGGCCCGCTTCTCCGCCCCGCTCCCCGGCCTCGAGGACGTTCGGGCCCAGTCACTCGAAGTGCGGCTGGCGCGCGACACGGCCGAGATCAGGGCGGCACAGGCTCTGCGCTATCGCGTTTTCTACGAGGAGATGGCCGCCGAGCCGACCCTGGAAATGGTGGAGGCCCGCTGTGATTTCGATCATTTCGACGATTTTGCGGACCACCTTCTTGTGATCGATCACGACCACCCCGAGGCGGCCGGCGCCGGGCAGGTGGTCGGGACCTATCGATTGCTCCGCCGAAGCGCGGCGGCGCAGGCCGGACAGTTCTATACCGCGGACGAGTTCGATATCTCCTGCCTCGTCGATCTGCCGGGGGAGATTCTGGAACTCGGCCGGTCCTGCGTCGACCGCGCCTATCGCAACCGCGCCACCATGCAGCTTCTCTGGCGCGGGATCGCGTCCTACGTCTTTCATCATGATATCGAGCTGATGTTCGGTTGCGGCAGTCTGCCCGGCACCGATCCCGAAAGCCTGGCTGTGCCGCTGTCGTATCTGTATCACCATCATCTCGCGCCGGCCGCACTGCGTCCCCAGGCGATCGCCGACCGGTTCGTCGAAATGGACATTCTGGAACCGGACGAACTGGATTCCCGCCGCGCACTGGCCGAGTTGCCGCCGCTCATCAAGGGCTATCTGCGTCTCGGCGGCTTCGTCGGGAACGGCGCCGTGGTCGACGACCAGTTCAACACGACCGACGTTTGCATTGTGGTCAAGACGGATCTCGTGACCGAGAAATACCACCGCCATTACCTGCGGGAGAATGACGGCCGGGCTGATCCGTTGCCGGACCGGTCCGCATAG
- a CDS encoding Fur family transcriptional regulator, whose translation MTDTAIKSRIEQLCIDRGVKMTEQRRVIAQVLSDSDDHPDVEQVYNRALEIDPNISIATVYRTVRLLEEVSVIERHDFGDGRSRYEEAPEEHHDHLIDVQSGKVIEFRNDEIEELQRRVAEAHGYEILSHRLELYVRPKKP comes from the coding sequence ATGACGGACACGGCAATAAAATCCCGGATTGAACAACTTTGCATCGATCGCGGTGTGAAGATGACCGAACAGCGTCGGGTCATTGCGCAGGTTCTGTCCGATTCAGATGATCACCCGGATGTGGAGCAGGTCTATAACCGGGCGCTTGAGATCGATCCCAATATCTCCATCGCGACCGTGTACCGGACCGTGCGTCTCCTGGAAGAGGTCAGCGTGATCGAGCGTCACGATTTTGGCGACGGCAGATCGCGCTACGAGGAAGCGCCCGAGGAGCATCACGACCACCTCATCGACGTCCAGTCGGGGAAGGTGATCGAGTTTCGCAATGACGAGATCGAGGAGCTCCAGCGCCGGGTCGCCGAAGCACACGGCTATGAGATTCTCAGCCATCGGCTCGAACTCTACGTCCGGCCCAAAAAGCCCTAG
- a CDS encoding MucR family transcriptional regulator produces MADTSNKNDLLSLTSDIVAAHVSNNTVAVGDLPALIQQVFRTLSNVGEGAVRLEAQKQQPAVPVRRSITPDYLICLEDGKKLKMLKRHLKTAYGMSPEEYREKWGLPADYPMVAPNYARQRSKLAKEIGLGTQPRRKR; encoded by the coding sequence ATGGCCGATACCAGCAACAAGAACGATCTTTTGTCCCTGACCAGCGACATCGTGGCTGCCCATGTTTCGAACAACACGGTGGCGGTGGGTGATCTGCCGGCCCTGATTCAGCAGGTTTTTCGTACCCTGTCCAATGTCGGCGAGGGGGCGGTGCGGCTGGAAGCCCAGAAGCAGCAGCCCGCGGTGCCGGTGCGGCGCTCGATCACGCCCGACTACCTGATCTGCCTCGAGGATGGCAAGAAGCTCAAGATGCTGAAGCGCCACCTCAAGACCGCCTATGGCATGAGCCCCGAGGAATATCGTGAAAAATGGGGCCTGCCGGCCGATTACCCCATGGTCGCGCCGAACTACGCCCGGCAGCGCAGCAAACTGGCGAAAGAAATCGGCCTCGGCACGCAGCCGCGCCGCAAGCGCTAG
- a CDS encoding sulfurtransferase TusA family protein gives MADHFLDITGETCPLTFVKTKLALERARPGDRLEIRLKGAEPLENVPRSVTEHGHEVLSLTVESEGGSGGPDDVWRLVIARR, from the coding sequence ATGGCAGACCATTTTCTCGACATCACGGGCGAGACCTGCCCGCTCACTTTCGTCAAGACCAAGCTGGCGCTGGAGCGCGCGCGTCCGGGCGATCGCCTGGAGATACGCCTGAAAGGCGCGGAACCGCTGGAAAATGTCCCTCGCTCCGTGACCGAACACGGGCACGAGGTCCTGTCCCTCACGGTCGAGTCGGAGGGCGGGTCGGGCGGTCCCGACGATGTCTGGCGCCTCGTCATCGCACGCCGCTAG
- the rimI gene encoding ribosomal protein S18-alanine N-acetyltransferase yields MRGRRLEPVTGTFAKVIAKLHRASFAEPWTAATIMEVLALRGGTGFLLRDGGRPAGFILARCVGGEADIISLAILPECRGRGLGTFMMEAFCAAMPGAGISRIVLEVNEHNIAARNLYRRAGFRQVGRRPGYYAVSDRPREAASREDALLLAKSLD; encoded by the coding sequence ATGCGGGGCCGCCGTCTCGAGCCCGTGACCGGGACCTTTGCCAAGGTGATTGCAAAGTTGCATCGGGCAAGTTTCGCTGAACCCTGGACCGCCGCGACCATCATGGAAGTGCTCGCTCTCCGGGGCGGGACGGGATTTCTCCTGCGCGACGGCGGGAGGCCGGCGGGGTTCATCCTCGCGCGCTGCGTCGGCGGCGAAGCGGATATCATAAGCCTCGCCATTCTTCCCGAATGCCGCGGTCGAGGGCTCGGCACGTTCATGATGGAGGCGTTCTGCGCCGCCATGCCCGGCGCCGGCATCAGCCGGATCGTGCTGGAAGTGAACGAACACAACATCGCCGCCAGAAACCTCTATCGGCGCGCAGGATTCCGTCAGGTGGGGCGCCGGCCCGGCTATTACGCCGTGTCCGATCGCCCGCGCGAAGCGGCAAGTCGTGAGGATGCGTTATTACTTGCGAAGTCTCTCGACTGA
- the tsaB gene encoding tRNA (adenosine(37)-N6)-threonylcarbamoyltransferase complex dimerization subunit type 1 TsaB — protein MRLLALDTSLGACSVALLDGGQVTHTRHVAMGRGQAEAIVPLVAELMAEAGLAVGALERIVVTTGPGSFTGVRIGLAAAQGLALPDDLAVVGIETTAVFFEMAQPIAKAGGQNVVVAIDGGRRDLYLACDPGRETVSRLADEAADVLPPGPMLLAGNGAEKLKAALPAGLAARASLPDPARCGPYPDAAALARLGARAPAPDRAPGPVYLHPPYAKTPLNGGRVI, from the coding sequence GTGCGTCTCCTCGCCCTCGATACGTCTCTCGGAGCCTGTTCCGTCGCCCTGCTGGATGGCGGGCAGGTCACCCACACGCGTCACGTGGCGATGGGCCGAGGCCAGGCGGAGGCGATCGTGCCGCTCGTGGCCGAACTGATGGCGGAAGCGGGGTTGGCGGTCGGTGCGCTCGAGCGCATCGTGGTGACGACGGGGCCAGGCTCCTTTACCGGCGTTCGCATCGGTCTCGCCGCCGCCCAGGGGCTGGCCCTGCCGGACGATCTCGCCGTGGTCGGCATCGAGACGACAGCGGTTTTTTTCGAGATGGCGCAGCCGATCGCGAAGGCGGGTGGCCAGAACGTGGTTGTGGCGATCGATGGCGGGCGGCGCGATCTCTATCTGGCGTGCGATCCCGGGCGCGAGACCGTCTCGCGGCTTGCGGACGAGGCGGCCGATGTGCTGCCGCCGGGGCCCATGCTGCTGGCCGGAAACGGCGCCGAAAAACTGAAGGCCGCGCTGCCGGCCGGGTTGGCCGCGCGGGCCTCTCTGCCCGATCCGGCGCGCTGCGGGCCCTATCCCGATGCCGCGGCCCTGGCCCGGCTCGGCGCGCGCGCGCCGGCGCCGGACCGTGCGCCGGGCCCGGTCTACCTGCACCCGCCCTATGCCAAGACCCCGTTGAACGGCGGCAGAGTGATCTAG
- the ddpX gene encoding D-alanyl-D-alanine dipeptidase, translating into MGDRHRELVEIEATAPGIRLSLAYATAGNFTGRPVYARPRCYLHSRAADCLFHARDLAAAEELELLIFDAFRPTEAQERLWAHTPDPEFLAPPERGSPHSRGVAVDLTLVDQAGRPLDMGTDFDAFTPLSHHGAAGISAEVARNRYLLLGLMTTAGWDFFRNEWWHYQLFNARDYPLLSDRDLPAPMMAPAAS; encoded by the coding sequence TTGGGCGACCGGCACCGGGAACTTGTGGAGATCGAGGCGACCGCCCCCGGCATTCGCCTCAGCCTTGCCTATGCCACGGCCGGCAATTTCACCGGCCGGCCGGTCTATGCCCGGCCCCGCTGCTATCTTCATTCCCGGGCGGCGGACTGCCTTTTCCATGCCCGTGATCTCGCCGCCGCCGAGGAGCTGGAGCTCCTGATCTTCGATGCGTTTCGCCCGACCGAGGCGCAGGAGCGTCTGTGGGCCCACACGCCCGATCCCGAATTCCTGGCCCCGCCCGAGCGCGGCTCCCCGCATTCGCGCGGGGTGGCGGTGGACCTCACCCTGGTGGACCAGGCCGGGCGGCCGCTCGATATGGGGACGGATTTTGACGCTTTCACGCCGCTTTCCCATCATGGGGCGGCGGGCATATCGGCCGAGGTCGCGCGAAACCGCTACCTGCTTCTGGGACTGATGACCACGGCGGGCTGGGATTTCTTCCGAAATGAATGGTGGCACTATCAATTGTTCAACGCGCGCGACTATCCGCTGCTTTCCGATCGCGACCTGCCCGCCCCCATGATGGCGCCGGCGGCAAGCTAA
- a CDS encoding polysaccharide deacetylase family protein, with protein MLASFLTRAGVPVCLALGLLLTSPAAQPGRAAIAAEADARHAVILMYHRFGESEFPTTNTTLEQFEAHLAELRQGKYNVLPLPRIVEHLKSGMPLPDRAIAITVDDAFISVYREAWPRLKAEGLPLTLFVATDAIDSGLPGYMSWDQLRELAAAGVTIGSQTASHPHMTTLSAEAIRRELQASNQRFREELGQEPRLFAYPYGEFDRLSRRVVEEEGFMAAFGQHSGVAYTGHDPMWLPRFTFNERYGDLDRFIMAANALPLKLSDLTPEDTQLSRSNNPPAFGFTVAPEMGALGPLACYASGQGQAALEVLGDRRIEVRVAAPFPAGRARINCTLPGPDRRWRWFGIQFYVPAEAGAPGPAEDAD; from the coding sequence TTGCTCGCATCTTTCCTGACACGGGCCGGCGTTCCGGTATGCCTGGCGCTGGGCCTTCTTCTGACATCGCCCGCCGCGCAACCCGGCCGCGCCGCCATCGCGGCCGAGGCCGACGCGCGCCACGCGGTGATCCTGATGTATCACAGGTTCGGGGAAAGCGAATTCCCCACGACCAATACCACGCTGGAACAGTTCGAGGCCCATCTGGCGGAGCTGCGCCAGGGCAAGTACAACGTCCTTCCCCTGCCCCGGATTGTCGAGCATCTGAAATCGGGGATGCCACTGCCGGATCGCGCCATTGCGATCACCGTCGACGATGCGTTCATCTCGGTCTACCGCGAAGCCTGGCCCCGGCTGAAAGCGGAGGGCCTGCCCCTTACCCTGTTCGTCGCGACGGACGCCATCGATTCCGGGCTTCCCGGCTATATGAGCTGGGACCAGTTGCGCGAGCTGGCCGCCGCAGGCGTGACCATCGGTTCGCAAACGGCCTCCCACCCGCACATGACGACGCTTTCGGCCGAGGCGATCCGGCGCGAGCTTCAGGCCTCCAATCAGCGCTTTCGCGAGGAGCTCGGCCAGGAGCCACGGCTTTTCGCCTACCCTTACGGCGAGTTCGACAGGTTGAGCCGGCGCGTGGTCGAGGAAGAAGGATTCATGGCCGCCTTCGGCCAGCATTCAGGGGTCGCCTATACCGGGCATGACCCCATGTGGCTGCCGCGCTTCACCTTCAATGAACGATATGGCGATCTGGATCGCTTCATCATGGCGGCGAATGCCCTGCCCCTCAAACTCAGCGATCTCACGCCGGAAGATACCCAGCTTTCCCGAAGCAACAATCCGCCCGCCTTCGGCTTCACCGTGGCCCCGGAGATGGGCGCTCTCGGCCCGTTGGCCTGCTACGCCTCAGGCCAGGGTCAGGCCGCGCTCGAGGTTCTTGGCGATCGGCGGATCGAAGTGCGCGTGGCGGCACCGTTCCCGGCCGGGCGGGCGCGAATCAATTGCACCCTGCCGGGACCGGATCGACGCTGGCGCTGGTTCGGCATCCAGTTTTACGTCCCGGCCGAAGCCGGCGCGCCCGGCCCGGCGGAGGACGCGGACTAG
- a CDS encoding glucosaminidase domain-containing protein, which produces MTKKDNGVTRQGATPYSERARRRSYFNGVALGVLAAAVLGLYLLASTGSQGDTTAQVARYAPNPDRVIRVQKQDGIEMVNSSKKLFSVFTSQGYSLDEVRRGERAVPRLYVVSLPGDLHKLNSVQDRKIVFIKTMLPLILRANEDIRATRARLTALRKQLEAGTALSGDDRAWLDKIFWQYRVKDDDMNVLMRRVDTVPASLALAQAAEESGWGTSRFAQEGNALFGQWTTAEGEGLVPRRREAEASHKVRVFDELHDAVAAYLHNLNTHRAYRQFRLTRAEQRAESGRLDSVALVEDLKSYSERGEDYVASIKTIIRVNRLRQLDQAAFDSPSA; this is translated from the coding sequence ATGACAAAAAAGGACAACGGTGTGACCAGGCAGGGTGCCACCCCTTACAGCGAACGCGCGAGACGGCGCTCGTATTTCAACGGCGTTGCGCTGGGCGTGCTGGCCGCAGCCGTGCTTGGCCTTTACTTGCTCGCCAGCACCGGTTCACAGGGCGATACGACGGCACAGGTGGCCCGGTACGCGCCCAATCCCGATCGTGTGATTAGGGTTCAGAAGCAGGACGGGATCGAGATGGTCAACAGCTCGAAAAAGCTGTTTTCCGTATTCACCTCGCAGGGCTACAGCCTTGATGAGGTGCGCCGGGGCGAGCGGGCCGTGCCGCGTCTGTATGTTGTCAGCCTGCCCGGTGACCTTCACAAGCTGAACTCGGTGCAGGACCGTAAAATCGTCTTCATCAAGACGATGCTGCCACTGATCCTGCGCGCGAACGAGGATATCCGCGCGACCCGTGCGCGACTGACCGCACTGCGCAAGCAACTCGAGGCGGGCACCGCCCTGTCGGGCGACGATCGCGCGTGGCTGGACAAAATTTTCTGGCAATACCGCGTCAAGGACGACGACATGAATGTGCTGATGCGGCGCGTGGACACGGTGCCGGCGTCCCTGGCGCTGGCGCAGGCGGCGGAAGAAAGCGGCTGGGGCACATCGCGCTTTGCGCAGGAAGGCAACGCGCTTTTCGGACAGTGGACAACCGCGGAGGGCGAGGGTCTTGTGCCGCGCCGGCGTGAGGCGGAGGCCAGCCACAAGGTGCGGGTCTTCGACGAGCTGCACGACGCCGTCGCTGCATACCTTCACAACCTCAACACCCATCGCGCCTACCGGCAGTTTCGCCTGACCCGCGCCGAGCAGCGTGCGGAGTCCGGCCGGCTCGACAGCGTGGCCCTGGTGGAGGATCTCAAGAGCTATTCGGAGCGGGGCGAAGACTACGTCGCCTCCATCAAGACGATCATCCGCGTAAACCGGCTGCGCCAGCTCGACCAGGCGGCTTTCGATTCACCCTCGGCCTGA
- a CDS encoding NifU family protein, translating into MFIQTEETPNPQTLKFLPGQPVTGQGSVDFGDAAQAGRSPLAQRLFNVDGVRRVFLGQDFISVSRDDNLEWHALKPLVLSAIIEHYTSGQPVLTAPAEDSTGPDDGDGESDVVRQIRELLDTRVRPVVAQDGGDIVFDRFEEGVVYLHMQGACQGCPSSSATLKAGVENMLRHYVPEVTEVRQVL; encoded by the coding sequence GTGTTCATCCAGACGGAAGAGACGCCAAACCCCCAGACGCTCAAATTCCTGCCGGGCCAGCCCGTGACGGGACAGGGCTCGGTCGATTTCGGAGATGCCGCGCAGGCCGGGCGCTCGCCCCTCGCCCAGCGGCTTTTCAATGTCGATGGCGTGCGCCGGGTTTTTCTCGGCCAGGACTTCATCTCGGTCAGTCGCGACGACAATCTCGAATGGCATGCGCTCAAGCCGCTGGTACTGAGTGCGATCATCGAACACTACACATCCGGCCAGCCCGTACTGACCGCGCCGGCCGAAGACAGCACCGGACCCGATGATGGAGATGGAGAGTCTGATGTGGTTCGCCAGATCAGGGAACTCCTCGATACCCGCGTCCGGCCTGTGGTCGCGCAGGACGGCGGCGATATCGTATTCGACCGTTTCGAAGAAGGTGTTGTGTATCTGCACATGCAGGGCGCCTGTCAGGGCTGCCCCAGCTCTTCGGCGACACTGAAGGCAGGCGTGGAAAACATGCTGCGCCATTACGTGCCCGAGGTAACGGAAGTCCGGCAGGTACTGTAA
- a CDS encoding universal stress protein — protein MPGDAPKSGDDSQENIVSAQASQDRVFLVAVDASDEMTVALRYACRRALHTGGRVALLHVIEPADFSHWATVDDLIAKENREKAENLLNSLSARVNNWAGSMPIIYVREGQLREELLSLIDEEPAISILVLAASPKSKGPGPLVSHIIGKAAGRLRIPVTIVPGSLSLEEVDAIS, from the coding sequence ATGCCGGGTGACGCTCCGAAGTCAGGCGACGACAGCCAGGAAAACATCGTGTCCGCCCAGGCGTCGCAGGATCGCGTGTTTCTTGTCGCGGTCGATGCCAGCGACGAGATGACGGTAGCGCTCCGATATGCCTGCCGTCGGGCACTGCATACGGGCGGACGGGTCGCGTTACTGCATGTGATCGAGCCGGCGGACTTCTCACATTGGGCGACGGTCGATGATCTCATCGCCAAGGAAAATCGCGAGAAGGCCGAGAATCTGCTGAACTCGTTATCGGCGCGGGTGAATAACTGGGCGGGCTCGATGCCCATCATCTACGTGCGTGAAGGACAACTGCGTGAGGAGCTTCTCTCTCTCATCGATGAAGAGCCGGCGATCTCGATCCTCGTGCTTGCCGCCTCACCCAAATCGAAAGGGCCCGGCCCCCTGGTCAGCCATATCATCGGCAAGGCGGCGGGTCGCCTGCGCATCCCGGTGACCATCGTCCCGGGGTCCCTCAGCCTCGAAGAGGTGGATGCCATCTCTTAA
- a CDS encoding TIGR02186 family protein, translating into MVGPDYQGRRRRVGFLALALTLVAATLYGLAATSPPLARAATPLVADITDHVIRISTGFIGTKVVLFGSVEEAGDVVVLVRGPETPVNVHQKARMAGLWVNAESVEFTNAPSFYLFATTRPLDHILSADLRSRHRMGFDHLSLDPARGPATDAGKFRAALIALKTRKGLYVDRTGDVAFLGGRLFRTNIYFPADVPTGNYVVETYLVRDGEIVTAQTTPLTVAKIGLEAWLYRLAHQHPALYGLLAVFCAALAGWLGSWAFRRV; encoded by the coding sequence ATGGTCGGACCGGACTATCAAGGACGCCGCCGGCGGGTCGGGTTTCTCGCCCTCGCCCTCACCCTTGTGGCCGCAACGCTTTATGGCCTTGCGGCAACGAGCCCGCCGCTCGCCCGCGCGGCGACGCCGCTGGTCGCCGATATCACCGATCATGTGATCCGGATTTCGACAGGGTTCATCGGCACCAAGGTCGTGCTGTTCGGGTCCGTCGAGGAGGCGGGTGATGTGGTGGTCCTGGTGCGCGGCCCGGAGACACCGGTCAATGTCCACCAGAAAGCGCGCATGGCCGGGCTCTGGGTCAACGCCGAAAGCGTCGAATTCACGAATGCGCCGTCTTTTTATCTTTTCGCCACGACCCGCCCTCTCGACCATATCCTGTCGGCCGATCTGCGGTCGCGCCACCGAATGGGGTTCGACCATCTGTCCCTTGACCCGGCGCGGGGCCCGGCGACGGATGCCGGCAAATTTCGCGCGGCACTCATCGCTCTCAAGACCCGCAAGGGCCTTTATGTGGACCGGACCGGCGATGTGGCGTTTCTCGGCGGGCGGCTGTTTCGGACCAACATCTACTTTCCCGCGGACGTGCCGACAGGAAATTATGTGGTGGAAACCTATCTGGTACGCGACGGCGAGATCGTGACCGCGCAGACCACGCCCCTCACGGTCGCAAAAATCGGCCTTGAGGCGTGGCTTTACAGGCTCGCTCATCAACATCCGGCCCTCTACGGCCTGCTTGCGGTGTTTTGCGCCGCTCTGGCAGGATGGCTGGGTAGCTGGGCGTTCAGGAGGGTCTAG
- a CDS encoding sulfite exporter TauE/SafE family protein, with translation MQIYLPIAEVSIDVFLLLGMGGAVGFLSGVFGVGGGFLMTPLLIFVGIPPAIAVASEANQVVASSMSGVIAHWRRGRVDFLMGGILLAGGIVGAAFGIWLFGILRELGQIDFVIRLTYVIFLGVIGILMVVESVRLTLRKPGASRSRLNPKTIFHRLPLKIRFRKSRLYISALLPVGLGFLVGILAAIMGVGGGFFMVPAMIYLLGMPTAMVAGTSLFQVIFVTAMVTFLQAYNHQTVDLILALLLMVGAVIGAQFGARAGLRLKSEELRALLGILVLMVGVTLLYTLVSSPASLFTVMEVRG, from the coding sequence ATGCAGATCTATCTGCCGATCGCCGAAGTCTCCATCGACGTGTTCCTGCTTCTCGGCATGGGCGGCGCGGTCGGTTTCCTCTCGGGTGTCTTCGGCGTGGGCGGCGGCTTCCTCATGACGCCTCTCCTGATTTTCGTGGGCATCCCCCCCGCCATCGCGGTCGCCTCGGAGGCCAACCAGGTGGTCGCGTCCTCCATGTCGGGCGTGATCGCTCACTGGCGACGGGGGCGGGTGGATTTTCTCATGGGCGGCATTCTGCTGGCCGGCGGCATCGTGGGCGCCGCCTTCGGCATCTGGCTGTTCGGCATCCTGCGCGAACTGGGGCAGATCGATTTCGTGATCCGCCTTACTTACGTGATCTTTCTTGGCGTAATCGGCATCCTGATGGTGGTGGAAAGCGTCCGCCTTACGCTGCGCAAGCCTGGGGCCAGCCGAAGCCGGCTCAATCCCAAGACGATTTTTCACCGCCTGCCATTGAAGATACGGTTTCGCAAGTCGCGCCTCTATATCAGCGCGCTCCTGCCTGTCGGGCTGGGTTTCCTCGTCGGCATACTGGCCGCGATCATGGGCGTGGGCGGCGGCTTCTTCATGGTGCCGGCGATGATCTATCTGCTCGGCATGCCTACGGCCATGGTTGCCGGCACATCCCTTTTCCAGGTGATTTTCGTCACCGCGATGGTGACCTTCCTGCAGGCCTATAACCACCAGACGGTGGATCTCATTCTGGCACTGCTGTTGATGGTGGGGGCGGTGATCGGCGCCCAGTTCGGCGCCCGGGCGGGGCTCCGGCTGAAAAGCGAGGAGCTGCGCGCGCTCCTTGGCATCCTGGTGCTGATGGTGGGCGTGACCCTGCTGTACACGCTGGTCTCGAGCCCGGCGTCGCTCTTCACGGTTATGGAGGTACGCGGCTGA
- the trpS gene encoding tryptophan--tRNA ligase yields MGTIFSGVQPTGNLHLGNYLGAIRNWVELQADHDCIYCIVDLHAITVPQDPKELTRHIRETAAAFLAAGVDPTRAIIFNQSTVAGHSVLAWLLGCLTPLGWLNRMTQFKEKAGKARETAALGLFAYPVLMAADILLYKATHVPVGHDQKQHLELSRDIAGAFNMQFGQEYFPLPEPLIYGAATRVMSLRDGTKKMSKSDPSDYSRINLTDDADTIAQKIRKARTDPEPISEQLSGLETRPEALNLVSIFASLSDRTPAQVCQEFGGRQFSEFKGVLTDLAVDRLSPITRRMRELMADQAHLDEILRAGSARARAIAEKHLAEVHDLIGLLRP; encoded by the coding sequence ATGGGAACGATCTTTTCGGGCGTGCAGCCCACCGGCAATCTGCATCTTGGCAATTATCTGGGGGCGATCCGAAACTGGGTGGAGCTGCAGGCGGACCATGACTGCATCTACTGCATCGTGGACCTGCATGCGATCACGGTGCCCCAGGACCCGAAGGAGCTGACCCGCCATATCCGCGAAACGGCCGCCGCCTTCCTTGCCGCCGGGGTCGATCCGACCCGCGCCATCATTTTCAACCAGAGCACGGTGGCCGGCCATAGCGTGCTTGCCTGGCTGCTCGGATGTCTGACGCCGCTCGGCTGGCTCAACCGTATGACCCAGTTCAAGGAAAAGGCGGGCAAGGCGCGCGAGACGGCCGCGCTGGGCCTGTTTGCCTATCCGGTACTGATGGCCGCCGATATCCTGCTTTATAAGGCGACCCACGTTCCCGTCGGCCACGACCAGAAGCAGCATCTGGAGTTGTCGCGTGATATTGCGGGCGCCTTCAACATGCAGTTCGGCCAGGAATACTTCCCTTTGCCCGAGCCGCTGATTTACGGCGCGGCGACACGAGTCATGAGCCTTCGCGACGGGACGAAAAAGATGAGCAAGTCTGACCCGTCCGATTATTCGCGAATCAACCTTACGGACGACGCCGATACGATCGCCCAGAAAATCCGCAAGGCGCGCACCGATCCCGAGCCGATCTCAGAACAGCTCAGCGGTCTCGAAACCCGCCCCGAGGCGCTCAATCTCGTATCCATCTTCGCGTCCCTCTCGGACCGGACACCGGCGCAGGTCTGCCAGGAGTTTGGCGGCAGGCAGTTCTCCGAGTTCAAGGGCGTGCTCACTGATCTCGCTGTGGACCGGTTGTCGCCCATCACCCGGCGGATGCGCGAACTGATGGCGGATCAGGCCCATCTCGACGAAATTCTGCGCGCCGGAAGTGCGCGCGCCCGCGCCATCGCCGAGAAACATCTGGCCGAGGTGCATGATCTGATCGGATTATTGCGACCCTGA